The following proteins are co-located in the Lepisosteus oculatus isolate fLepOcu1 chromosome 9, fLepOcu1.hap2, whole genome shotgun sequence genome:
- the coil gene encoding coilin yields the protein MVFEVSGAQLASGPPGGAVGSSVLKRLPLFLSRVDSPGRSWEGEAVVNIMAAPTVNAVRVRLYFDYPPPAVADCRMCWLLVDLNQCRVVADLASIIRDRFDFSRRTVLNLSMQDCYLPPTESIHVIRDNDSVRVKVEKVADANGFDCGGASEEDSCREIATRRAKRRRKDSEAGELQAQEDLDKPTRRRRRRRKDSEAGELQAQEDLDKPTRRRRRKDSEAGELQAQEDLDKPTRRRRRKKSEASELQAQEDLDKRRRKKKKKEKKGRQPSAEPAPGPVPQESGAAAASGERKGGVRPGPPTSSDSSSDEEPRSSSASAKTSSAAQQGDRAQSGPSSSVPGGRAAAGRRPSDSPGSTGPGPERGSPERAGEAPVPRARAESSSSDSSSGDEPLIRHPGLRGGDADRAPRGVAGAARGLGRGPAPGAGGVRGRGDGRFPWRGLGPRGGRGRARAGPRNHVYYNYNGGEQQHDGDALTNSSVVLQNPAADAPKRDYSLLPLLAAPPAVGQLIAFKLLELTENYSPEVSDYKEGRIVGFDQSTRQLELELLSSAPAAPAEPGKFDLVYHTPDGAEIVEYAVSRGSKLTERWDSLLEPRLIVDGAEGGLAGAAD from the exons ATGGTCTTTGAGGTCAGTGGGGCGCAGCTCGCCTCCGGTCCTCCAGGTGGCGCTGTCGGATCCAGCGTATTAAAGCGGTTACCGCTCTTTCTCTCGCGAGTCGATTCCCCCGGAAGAAGCTGGGAGGGGGAGGCTGTAGTAAACATCATGGCCGCCCCCACGGTCAACGCGGTGCGGGTCCGGCTGTACTTCGATTACCCGCCCCCGGCCGTGGCGGACTGCCGCATGTGCTGGCTGCTGGTGGACCTGAACCAGTGCCGGGTGGTGGCCGACCTGGCCAGCATCATCAGGGACCGGTTCGACTTCAGCCGCAGGACGGTGCTCAACCTCTCCATGCAGGACTGCTACCTGCCGCCCACGGAGAGCATCCATGTCATCCGCGACAACGACAGCGTCAG GGTGAAGGTGGAGAAGGTGGCGGACGCGAACGGGTTCGACTGTGGCGGGGCCAGCGAGGAAGACTCCTGCAGGGAGATTGCCACCCGCAGGgcgaagaggaggaggaaggacaGCGAGGCCGGCGAGCTGCAGGCCCAGGAGGACCTGGACAAGCccacgaggaggaggaggaggaggaggaaggacaGCGAGGCCGGCGAGCTGCAGGCCCAGGAGGACCTGGACAAGCccacgaggaggaggaggaggaaggacaGTGAGGCCGGCGAGCTGCAGGCCCAGGAGGACCTGGACAAGCccacgaggaggaggaggaggaagaagagcgAGGCCAGCGAGCTGCAGGCCCAGGAGGACCTGGACAAGCgcaggaggaagaagaagaagaaagagaagaagGGGAGACAGCCGTCCGCTGAGCCGGCGCCGGGGCCGGTCCCCCAGGAGAGCGGGGCTGCTGCCGCCTCGGGGGAGAGGAAAGGGGGGGTCAGACCAGGTCCCCCCACCTCCTCGGACAGCAGCAGCGACGAGGAGCCCCGCTCCAGCAGTGCGAGCGCCAAAACCAGCTCCGCCGCCCAGCAGGGCGACCGAGCCCAGAGTGGGCCGAGCAGCTCGGTCCCGGGCGGGAGGGCAGCGGCCGGCCGGCGCCCCTCGGACTCTCCCGGGAGCACGGGGCCCGGTCCGGAGAGGGGGTCCCCCGAGCGGGCCGGGGAGGCCCCTGTCCCCCGGGCCAGGGCGGAGAGCTCCAGCTCGGACAGCAGCAGTGGGGACGAGCCGCTCATCAGGCACCCGGGTCTCAGGGGAGGTGACGCGGACCGGGCCCCCCGGGGTGTCGCAGGGGCCGCCCGGGGCTTGGGCAGGGGTCCTGCGCCAGGGGCCGGGGGGGTGAGGGGCCGGGGGGACGGCAGGTTCCCCTGGAGGGGGCTTGGACCCAGGGGGGGCCGCGGGAGGGCGAGAGCAGGGCCCAGGAACCACGTGTACTACAACTACAACGGGGGCGAGCAGCAGCACGACGGCGACGCCCTGACGAACTCGTCTGTGGTGCTGCAG AACCCTGCTGCCGATGCCCCCAAGAGAGACTACAGTCTGCTGCCCCTGCTGGCCGCCCCTCCTGCTGTCGGACAGCTGATTGCCTTTAAG TTGCTGGAGCTGACTGAAAACTACTCGCCGGAGGTCTCCGACTACAAG GAGGGGAGGATCGTCGGCTTCGACCAGAGCACCAGGCAGctggagctggagctgctgtcGTCCGCCCCAG CAGCCCCAGCCGAGCCGGGGAAGTTCGATCTGGTGTACCACACGCCCGACGGCGCCGAGATCGTGGAGTACGCCGTCTCGCGGGGCTCTAAG CTGACGGAGCGCTGGGACTCTCTGCTGGAGCCGCGGCTGATCGTGGACGGCGCAGAGGGAGGCCTGGCCGGCGCCGCAGACTGA